A genomic stretch from Ureibacillus composti includes:
- a CDS encoding VanW family protein, whose amino-acid sequence MKKWIVLILFIFTINLILDDGAEKILAANYRALEFPVNPDEFLDEPDGAINIIDPNTNEVIQSFTPNHFELMTDFNSYKTEVEQWVKELAWGSASMGGGYNKGMSLDRIDSNGEVVKGNPSITVRENELVNQILEKSFDGDNIKIPLAIRESGYRSEDVKHFNEVVLASYSTYFNSTKIGRSKNIELSSASIHNVIVGSEDFFSFNMTVGPREVATGYQLAPEIIKGKTVMGIGGGICQTSSTLFNAIDQLGVEIVERHHHSKDVGYVKKGRDATVSFGGLDFIFRNTTGVPFIIKSYYQPGTLNVQIRTTKEYADLLKNELQNISE is encoded by the coding sequence ATGAAAAAATGGATAGTACTAATTTTATTTATTTTCACCATAAACTTGATTCTTGATGACGGAGCAGAAAAGATTCTGGCGGCAAACTATCGGGCATTAGAATTTCCCGTAAACCCCGATGAATTCCTGGATGAACCTGACGGCGCAATAAATATTATTGACCCGAATACAAATGAAGTCATCCAGTCATTTACCCCCAATCACTTTGAGCTTATGACTGATTTTAATTCTTATAAGACTGAAGTAGAACAATGGGTTAAGGAATTAGCATGGGGTTCTGCTTCTATGGGTGGTGGATATAATAAAGGAATGAGTTTAGATCGAATTGATTCGAATGGAGAGGTTGTCAAAGGGAATCCTTCAATTACAGTTCGAGAAAATGAATTAGTTAATCAAATTCTAGAAAAATCCTTCGATGGTGACAATATTAAAATCCCTTTAGCCATCCGGGAAAGTGGTTACCGCAGTGAAGACGTAAAACATTTTAACGAAGTAGTTTTAGCATCATACAGTACTTATTTTAACTCCACTAAAATTGGTCGAAGTAAAAATATCGAATTATCATCAGCTTCTATTCACAATGTCATTGTTGGTAGTGAGGATTTTTTCTCCTTTAATATGACGGTAGGACCAAGGGAAGTGGCTACTGGCTATCAGTTGGCACCCGAAATTATTAAAGGAAAGACTGTCATGGGGATTGGGGGAGGTATATGTCAAACGTCCTCCACACTTTTTAACGCAATTGATCAATTAGGTGTTGAAATTGTTGAAAGACACCACCATTCAAAAGATGTTGGTTATGTGAAAAAGGGAAGAGATGCAACTGTGTCATTCGGGGGATTAGATTTTATCTTTCGAAATACTACCGGTGTACCGTTTATTATTAAAAGCTATTATCAACCGGGCACTTTAAATGTACAGATTAGAACAACAAAAGAATATGCTGATTTATTAAAGAATGAGTTGCAAAATATTTCGGAGTGA
- a CDS encoding LysM peptidoglycan-binding domain-containing protein yields the protein MNKKLKSIVLASALTISVAVTPAFVQADSTSYTVVSGDSLFKIAQKYNTTVGQLVEDNNLKSSEIHVGQQLQVDDNSNTYKVKSGDTLYLLSKRFGTTINDLKVTNGLTSDSLNIGQSLTIPFAATKDGSIVDSATTTKPTQTSTTTKSSYKKVGENSKLTKYIVREGDTASSISKKFGSKYSPEKIVKFNYMTMNDWFDAGETIWVDGYAPRNYDVVPGEASGPSQYGTAIDWFKDGQYILKRNEKIRITDTWTGKQFTVKIMGGYNHADVEPITSYDTNIMKSIFKTWKWAPRPVSVHVDGMNIAASLSGMPHSFDTISDNEASGHFDLYVSNSKPHNEKTDKNYVRQHHNNIAISSGK from the coding sequence ATGAATAAAAAATTAAAATCTATCGTCTTAGCCTCGGCATTAACAATTTCGGTTGCTGTTACACCAGCGTTTGTACAAGCAGATTCGACTTCGTATACAGTTGTTTCCGGAGATTCTCTTTTTAAAATAGCGCAAAAATATAACACTACAGTTGGTCAATTAGTAGAAGATAATAATTTAAAAAGTTCAGAGATCCATGTTGGTCAACAATTACAAGTAGATGACAATTCAAATACATATAAAGTGAAATCAGGAGATACACTTTATCTACTTTCAAAACGTTTTGGTACAACAATAAATGATTTGAAAGTAACTAATGGATTAACATCGGATTCTCTTAATATTGGACAATCTTTAACGATACCATTTGCTGCAACAAAGGATGGTAGTATTGTAGATTCTGCTACAACTACAAAGCCTACACAAACGTCAACTACTACAAAATCTAGTTATAAAAAAGTAGGTGAAAATTCGAAACTAACAAAATATATTGTTAGAGAAGGAGACACGGCTTCTTCTATTTCTAAAAAGTTTGGAAGCAAATACTCACCTGAGAAAATAGTGAAATTCAACTATATGACGATGAATGACTGGTTTGATGCAGGTGAAACAATTTGGGTTGATGGTTATGCACCAAGAAACTATGATGTTGTTCCTGGAGAAGCGAGTGGACCATCTCAATATGGTACAGCGATTGATTGGTTTAAAGATGGTCAATATATCTTAAAGCGAAATGAAAAAATCCGTATTACTGACACATGGACTGGAAAACAATTTACTGTGAAAATTATGGGTGGATATAACCATGCAGATGTAGAACCGATCACTTCATATGACACGAACATAATGAAAAGTATCTTTAAAACATGGAAATGGGCACCAAGACCAGTATCGGTTCATGTAGATGGAATGAACATCGCGGCCTCACTATCTGGTATGCCTCACAGCTTTGATACTATCAGCGATAATGAAGCATCTGGACACTTTGATTTATATGTATCTAATAGTAAACCTCATAATGAAAAAACAGATAAAAATTATGTGAGACAACATCATAATAATATTGCCATTTCATCAGGAAAATAA
- a CDS encoding GRP family sugar transporter, which produces MWIFAALVTMLCFGLNNLIFKWSTGKGYSKVHIQFYFYLVAFVLTLIYGFFTGIQHINFVTAVIGGLIGVLNTVGNIQMSKAFEKGPASLTSPLISANSVIPILSAALIFNEHITMIQWIGILIMMASAIVIQYTPGTNANTEYVPWLLRIIFAIVSFGILGILMKTSSYLHIDSLNTLICMYGGGWLYLAITSLIQKEEWKQSEAKTGGIVGLFSIIGYSAYFFALNTGTASIVFPIVSLSCLVVVLGGCWVFKERLKAYQVIGVITALLGIVFTKI; this is translated from the coding sequence ATGTGGATTTTCGCGGCATTGGTCACAATGCTTTGCTTTGGGCTAAACAATCTTATCTTTAAGTGGAGTACAGGGAAAGGTTATTCGAAAGTACATATTCAATTTTACTTTTATCTTGTTGCGTTCGTATTAACATTAATTTACGGTTTCTTTACAGGAATCCAACATATTAATTTTGTAACAGCTGTTATTGGCGGATTGATTGGTGTTTTAAATACTGTCGGTAATATTCAAATGTCAAAAGCCTTTGAAAAGGGACCTGCAAGTCTGACTTCACCGTTAATTAGCGCGAACTCTGTCATCCCAATTTTAAGTGCTGCACTTATTTTCAATGAACATATTACAATGATACAGTGGATCGGGATTCTCATCATGATGGCTTCAGCGATCGTGATTCAATATACTCCTGGTACGAATGCGAATACCGAATATGTCCCATGGTTATTACGTATTATCTTTGCTATTGTATCGTTTGGGATTTTAGGCATATTAATGAAAACATCATCTTACTTACATATTGATTCATTAAATACATTAATTTGTATGTATGGCGGTGGTTGGTTATATTTAGCCATTACAAGTCTCATTCAAAAAGAAGAATGGAAACAGTCTGAAGCAAAAACCGGAGGAATTGTGGGCTTGTTCAGCATTATCGGTTATAGTGCCTATTTCTTTGCATTAAATACAGGTACTGCGAGTATCGTTTTTCCAATTGTCAGTCTAAGCTGCTTAGTTGTTGTCTTAGGCGGTTGCTGGGTCTTTAAAGAACGTCTAAAAGCCTATCAAGTCATCGGTGTCATTACCGCGCTTCTTGGTATTGTCTTTACGAAAATATAA
- a CDS encoding oxidoreductase produces MGIFWTKNDIKDLTGKVAVVTGGNSGIGFQTSLALAEKGATVVLAVRNLNKGNDAVDRIKAVVPQANVNAIKLDLNDLKSVRAFASEFKNNYKSLSLLINNAGIMLPLYRSTEDGFESQFGVNYLGHFALTGLLLETLKKTPNSRVVSLGSLAAHKAKPEFSNIKGSKKYKPLKFYSQSKLACMFFAKELQYRLRSHHIACKSIACHPGISKTSLLSRNSKFTNKLTRYSVNLVGQSAEMGALPILYAATESSIRGGEYIGPDGRRGGKGYPTELDVLDNLFVDHVANNLWTLSEKLTGVTYRF; encoded by the coding sequence ATGGGGATATTTTGGACTAAAAACGATATAAAGGATTTAACAGGAAAAGTAGCCGTTGTAACGGGTGGAAATAGTGGAATAGGCTTTCAAACAAGTTTAGCTCTTGCTGAAAAAGGAGCGACGGTTGTGTTAGCCGTACGCAACTTAAACAAAGGTAATGACGCTGTTGATCGAATAAAAGCGGTAGTTCCGCAAGCGAATGTCAATGCAATTAAGCTTGATCTAAATGATTTGAAAAGTGTAAGAGCGTTTGCTTCTGAGTTTAAAAATAATTATAAGTCCTTGTCATTATTAATTAATAATGCTGGAATTATGCTTCCCCTTTACCGTTCTACGGAGGATGGATTTGAATCACAATTTGGAGTTAATTATTTAGGTCATTTTGCATTAACTGGCTTGTTACTCGAAACGTTGAAAAAAACACCGAATTCAAGAGTAGTTTCGTTAGGAAGTCTTGCTGCTCATAAAGCTAAACCAGAGTTTAGTAATATAAAAGGTTCAAAGAAATATAAACCATTGAAATTTTATTCTCAAAGCAAATTAGCTTGTATGTTCTTTGCCAAAGAGCTTCAATATCGATTGCGTTCACATCATATTGCATGTAAAAGTATTGCCTGTCACCCAGGTATATCAAAAACAAGCTTATTATCGAGAAACTCTAAATTTACCAATAAATTAACTAGATATTCCGTAAATTTAGTTGGTCAATCTGCCGAGATGGGTGCGCTACCGATTCTTTACGCTGCAACTGAATCCTCTATTCGAGGAGGAGAATATATTGGGCCAGATGGAAGACGTGGTGGAAAGGGTTATCCAACGGAATTGGATGTACTAGATAACTTATTTGTTGATCATGTAGCAAACAACCTATGGACTTTATCCGAAAAACTGACGGGTGTCACGTATAGATTTTAA
- a CDS encoding DUF1906 domain-containing protein → MVSYHWGVDSSQAVTQERYNCVMENYGKPEYWGRYLTRVEGASEGLTKDEISLLHKNGTKLMPIYNDFRRAIGESNGRIAAMNATYYAQRLGIQKGTFIFANIEKFMEVDSSWIKGFVNYFYNSDYKPGFYHDPIEGGFNAAFCQAVSEERRVQTQAILWSAKEDPGVTKAKDAPQFNPLTVDCQSNTWAWQYGRDSEVCPIDTNLIDRRLFDQLH, encoded by the coding sequence TTGGTTAGTTATCATTGGGGTGTAGACTCTTCTCAAGCCGTCACGCAAGAACGCTATAATTGCGTAATGGAAAACTACGGTAAACCCGAATATTGGGGAAGATACCTTACTCGAGTAGAAGGTGCTTCCGAAGGTTTAACAAAAGACGAAATTTCACTTCTTCATAAAAACGGGACAAAACTAATGCCAATTTACAATGATTTCCGTAGAGCTATAGGAGAAAGCAATGGGCGAATTGCAGCAATGAATGCAACATATTATGCACAACGACTTGGTATTCAAAAAGGAACTTTTATATTCGCCAACATTGAGAAATTTATGGAAGTCGACAGTTCCTGGATTAAAGGTTTTGTAAACTATTTTTATAATTCAGATTATAAACCGGGCTTTTACCACGATCCTATAGAAGGAGGATTCAATGCTGCTTTTTGCCAAGCTGTAAGTGAAGAGCGCAGAGTTCAGACTCAAGCCATACTATGGAGTGCCAAAGAGGATCCAGGTGTTACAAAGGCAAAAGATGCTCCTCAATTTAATCCTTTAACTGTTGATTGTCAGTCCAATACATGGGCTTGGCAATATGGGCGAGATTCTGAAGTTTGTCCAATTGATACGAATCTTATTGATCGTCGTTTATTCGACCAACTTCACTAA
- the tlp gene encoding small acid-soluble spore protein Tlp, with translation MAKQSKPDNRSNNVERLHDMIENTQKKMRDAEISLEFASPEEKQRLQEKNERRKQSITAMKEEMQDEMAARKNREV, from the coding sequence ATGGCAAAACAATCAAAGCCTGATAATCGTTCAAATAATGTAGAACGACTACATGATATGATTGAAAATACTCAGAAGAAAATGCGCGATGCTGAAATCAGCTTAGAATTTGCCTCACCTGAGGAAAAGCAACGTTTGCAAGAGAAAAATGAGCGTCGAAAACAATCTATTACTGCCATGAAAGAAGAAATGCAAGACGAAATGGCAGCCAGAAAAAACAGAGAAGTTTAA
- a CDS encoding aldehyde dehydrogenase — protein MRDYQMFINGQWCNSSKGRTFESLNPYTQQPWAQIPQASIVDVEWAVQSATDAFYTIWRDYNGTERAKLMNNLADLLEENANLLAEIETTDNGKVIRETKNQVYFAARGYRFFAGAANKIYGEVIPLDDPDLFDYTIRTPLGVSLLIISWNSPLSLIANKLAPALAAGNTVIIKPSEHASASSLEFAKLVEKAGFPPGVINVVTGDGEVGKYLTEHAGIKKISFTGGAETGKRIAETAARNLVPVTLELGGKSPNIVFEDAELSKAVIGAVAGIFAATGQTCIAGSRLLVQRSIYQEFVEKVVEKTKSIRLGNPLNPETEMGPVANKQQFDKILGMIEKAKAEGAQVVTGGNSPQSVELQSGYFLNPTIFYNVQNDMEIACEEVFGPVLSILPFEDINEAIQIANDTKYGLAAGIWTTDLKKIHYLTRKLEAGTVWVNTYRTAAPNAPFGGIKNSGYGKERSLEAIKEFTYVKNVMMNFSDEERDPFSIKV, from the coding sequence ATGAGAGACTACCAAATGTTTATTAATGGACAATGGTGTAACAGTTCAAAGGGCAGAACTTTTGAAAGCTTAAATCCGTATACACAACAACCTTGGGCACAAATCCCTCAAGCATCAATTGTAGATGTGGAATGGGCGGTTCAAAGCGCAACAGATGCTTTCTACACAATATGGAGAGACTATAATGGAACCGAACGAGCAAAATTAATGAATAATTTAGCAGATCTACTTGAGGAAAATGCCAATTTATTAGCTGAAATTGAGACAACTGATAATGGAAAGGTAATACGAGAAACAAAAAACCAAGTATATTTTGCTGCTAGGGGTTATCGTTTTTTTGCAGGCGCAGCAAATAAAATATATGGAGAGGTTATCCCATTAGATGACCCTGATTTGTTTGATTATACTATTCGTACTCCTTTAGGTGTCTCTCTTTTAATAATTTCATGGAATTCACCACTTTCTTTAATTGCAAATAAACTGGCTCCAGCATTAGCTGCCGGAAACACCGTCATTATAAAACCGAGTGAGCATGCTAGTGCTAGTTCATTAGAATTTGCAAAATTAGTAGAAAAAGCAGGCTTTCCTCCAGGGGTCATAAATGTAGTAACTGGTGACGGTGAAGTTGGAAAATACTTAACTGAACATGCTGGGATTAAAAAAATTAGTTTTACAGGTGGTGCAGAAACAGGAAAAAGGATTGCGGAAACTGCCGCTCGAAATTTAGTACCTGTCACTCTAGAACTTGGTGGAAAATCTCCAAATATTGTATTTGAAGATGCAGAGCTATCAAAAGCAGTGATTGGGGCTGTTGCAGGTATTTTTGCTGCAACTGGGCAAACATGTATCGCGGGATCTAGATTATTAGTTCAGAGAAGCATTTATCAAGAATTCGTTGAAAAGGTTGTTGAAAAGACGAAATCGATTCGATTAGGAAACCCTCTAAACCCGGAAACAGAAATGGGGCCCGTTGCGAATAAGCAACAATTCGATAAAATTCTAGGGATGATTGAAAAAGCAAAAGCAGAAGGTGCACAAGTAGTAACGGGAGGTAATTCACCTCAAAGCGTGGAATTGCAAAGTGGATACTTTTTAAATCCAACTATATTTTACAATGTTCAAAATGACATGGAGATTGCATGCGAAGAAGTGTTCGGCCCAGTACTAAGTATACTACCTTTTGAAGATATAAATGAAGCGATTCAAATTGCCAATGATACAAAATATGGACTTGCTGCGGGAATTTGGACAACAGACTTAAAAAAGATTCATTACTTAACTAGAAAACTTGAAGCAGGTACCGTTTGGGTTAATACGTATCGTACCGCCGCCCCTAATGCACCATTTGGCGGAATTAAAAATAGTGGATACGGTAAAGAACGTTCACTAGAAGCCATAAAAGAGTTTACGTACGTTAAAAATGTAATGATGAACTTCTCAGATGAAGAACGTGATCCATTCTCCATTAAAGTCTAG
- a CDS encoding ferritin-like domain-containing protein, which yields MNINNPYGQQMSPTEFMYPINNSQFEINQKIPVLGELSYDRLVKTLYDSIVAEATAAKFYTKLLDLAPNEIHHKMIKHARNDELKHIESFTMLYARLVGHIPHVRLEPSQISNYNSGILTALKSEIEAVELYRDLQLVTMNPVIQEPFYRAMVNKMEHANQFGELYHSLN from the coding sequence GTGAATATTAACAATCCATACGGTCAACAAATGTCCCCTACTGAGTTTATGTACCCAATAAATAATTCACAATTTGAAATTAACCAAAAAATACCCGTTTTAGGTGAGTTATCATACGATCGTTTAGTAAAAACCCTATATGATTCCATAGTAGCTGAGGCAACGGCAGCAAAGTTTTATACTAAATTGTTGGATTTAGCACCTAATGAAATTCATCATAAAATGATCAAACATGCACGTAATGATGAATTAAAACATATAGAATCTTTTACGATGCTCTATGCAAGATTAGTGGGTCATATTCCGCATGTTAGATTAGAACCTAGTCAGATATCAAATTATAATTCGGGGATATTAACCGCATTAAAGTCTGAGATTGAAGCCGTTGAATTATACCGTGATCTTCAATTAGTTACCATGAATCCAGTTATACAAGAACCATTTTATCGGGCAATGGTCAATAAAATGGAACATGCAAATCAATTTGGAGAACTTTATCATTCATTGAATTAA
- a CDS encoding HesB/YadR/YfhF family protein — translation MKIVVSEEALKWFKDEMDVQAGDYIRFYARYGGSSPFHEGFSLGMNREIPHDLGIETVIESIHFYIEKDDLWFFNEHDLQVSVNPELDELKYSYLNA, via the coding sequence ATGAAAATTGTTGTGTCTGAAGAAGCTTTGAAGTGGTTTAAAGATGAGATGGATGTACAAGCTGGTGATTACATAAGGTTTTATGCTCGCTATGGCGGTTCTTCACCCTTTCATGAGGGCTTTTCTCTTGGGATGAATCGTGAAATACCACATGATTTAGGAATAGAAACCGTAATAGAAAGCATTCATTTTTATATCGAAAAAGATGATCTATGGTTTTTCAATGAACATGACTTACAAGTTTCGGTTAATCCAGAATTAGATGAACTTAAATATAGTTACCTAAATGCTTAA
- the plsY gene encoding glycerol-3-phosphate 1-O-acyltransferase PlsY produces the protein MVNAIILICAYLIGSIPSGLWIGKLFYKTDIRQHGSGNLGGTNSFRVLGKKAGIVVTSLDILKGTAATLLLLIPYFSESTIHPLILGVVAVVGHMFPIFAGFRGGKAVATSGGVLLGYSWPFFIVLIIAFFIALKATKIVSLSSMIVAVVGLVYSAIYWIVTGDFALFILVAVLAFFIFYRHRANIKRIKEGTEPKVKWI, from the coding sequence ATGGTTAATGCAATAATACTGATTTGTGCTTATTTAATTGGTTCAATTCCTTCTGGATTGTGGATTGGGAAACTTTTTTATAAAACTGACATTCGTCAGCATGGTAGTGGTAACTTGGGAGGTACCAATTCATTTAGGGTATTAGGAAAAAAAGCTGGTATTGTCGTAACGTCTCTTGACATCCTAAAAGGGACAGCAGCAACGCTATTGCTATTAATTCCCTACTTCTCAGAATCAACAATTCACCCTTTAATTTTAGGTGTTGTAGCTGTAGTTGGACATATGTTCCCTATATTTGCAGGATTCCGTGGTGGTAAAGCAGTTGCAACATCAGGTGGAGTTTTACTCGGCTACTCTTGGCCTTTTTTCATTGTTTTAATCATAGCATTTTTTATCGCCTTAAAAGCAACAAAAATCGTAAGTTTATCATCGATGATTGTCGCGGTTGTTGGTTTAGTATATAGTGCGATTTATTGGATTGTTACTGGTGATTTTGCGCTCTTCATATTAGTAGCTGTATTAGCATTCTTTATTTTCTACCGTCACCGTGCAAATATTAAGCGAATTAAAGAAGGTACAGAGCCAAAAGTAAAATGGATTTAA
- the parE gene encoding DNA topoisomerase IV subunit B, whose translation MAVNQPGIAYDDDAIQILEGLEAVRKRPGMYIGSTDSRGLHHLVYEIVDNAVDEALAGFGSHIIVKIHEDNSISVRDFGRGMPTGMHKIGKPTPEVIFTILHAGGKFGQGGYKTSGGLHGVGSSVVNALSTFLEVTIYREGQIYRQRFENGGHPVTTLETLGNTKESGTSVHFLPDKTIFSTTKFNYDTLAERLRESAFLLKGLKIELIDERAEGQHDVFHYENGIEAFVAYLNEEKDTIHPVKYVEGAHEEIEVEYAFQFNDGYSETILSFVNNVRTRDGGTHETGAKSAMTRVFNEYARKIGLLKEKDKNLDGTDIREGLSAIISVRIPEYLLQFEGQTKSKLGTIEARSAVESVVSEQMKYVLEENADLSASLVRKAIRAQQAREAARKAREDARNGKKKKSNTILSGKLTPAQSRNAAKNELYLVEGDSAGGSAKQGRDRTFQAILPLRGKVINTEKAKLSDIMKNEEIATIIHTIGAGVGADFTVEDASYDKVIIMTDADTDGAHIQVLLLTFFYRYMRPLIEAGKVYIALPPLYKVSKGAGKKEQIEYAWTEKDLQSAIDKIGKGYILQRYKGLGEMNADQLWDTTMNPETRTLIRVKIEDGARAERRVTTLMGDKVEPRRKWIESNVNFGMEEDSSILESEFIQHEEEIEE comes from the coding sequence TTGGCAGTTAATCAGCCAGGGATCGCATACGATGACGATGCCATTCAGATATTAGAAGGTTTAGAAGCCGTACGAAAAAGACCAGGAATGTATATTGGATCAACAGATAGTAGAGGCCTTCATCACTTAGTCTATGAAATTGTTGACAATGCTGTCGATGAAGCACTTGCTGGATTTGGTTCACATATCATTGTAAAAATCCATGAAGATAACAGTATTAGCGTTCGAGATTTTGGACGAGGCATGCCTACTGGGATGCATAAAATAGGAAAACCAACACCAGAGGTTATTTTTACAATCCTTCATGCAGGAGGAAAGTTTGGACAAGGCGGCTACAAAACAAGTGGTGGATTACATGGTGTAGGTTCTTCCGTCGTGAATGCGCTTTCTACATTTTTAGAAGTGACGATTTACCGTGAAGGTCAAATTTATCGTCAACGCTTTGAAAACGGCGGTCACCCAGTCACAACACTAGAAACATTAGGGAATACGAAAGAATCTGGAACAAGCGTCCACTTTTTGCCAGATAAAACCATCTTCTCTACAACAAAATTTAACTACGATACATTAGCTGAACGTTTACGCGAGTCTGCTTTTTTATTAAAAGGGTTAAAGATTGAACTTATTGATGAACGTGCTGAAGGTCAACACGATGTTTTCCATTATGAGAATGGAATTGAAGCCTTTGTTGCTTATTTAAATGAAGAAAAGGATACGATTCATCCTGTTAAATATGTTGAAGGAGCACATGAGGAAATTGAAGTAGAATATGCTTTCCAATTTAACGATGGCTATTCAGAAACAATTTTATCTTTCGTTAATAATGTTCGTACCCGTGATGGTGGAACACATGAAACTGGTGCAAAATCAGCAATGACACGTGTATTCAATGAATACGCTCGAAAAATTGGGTTATTAAAAGAAAAGGATAAAAACCTTGATGGTACGGATATCCGAGAAGGTCTCTCAGCAATCATTTCGGTCCGTATTCCTGAATACCTATTGCAATTTGAAGGGCAAACAAAAAGTAAACTTGGAACAATTGAAGCTCGTTCTGCAGTAGAGTCCGTTGTATCCGAACAAATGAAATATGTCCTAGAAGAAAATGCAGATTTATCTGCTTCACTAGTTCGTAAAGCAATTCGTGCACAACAAGCACGTGAAGCAGCAAGAAAAGCACGTGAAGATGCGCGAAATGGGAAAAAGAAAAAATCAAACACGATTTTATCTGGTAAATTAACACCTGCTCAGTCTCGAAATGCGGCTAAAAATGAATTATATCTAGTGGAAGGAGATTCTGCGGGCGGTTCAGCAAAACAAGGCCGCGACCGTACTTTCCAAGCGATCTTGCCACTTCGAGGTAAAGTAATTAATACCGAAAAAGCTAAGCTTTCAGATATTATGAAGAACGAAGAAATTGCAACGATTATTCATACAATCGGTGCAGGTGTTGGGGCAGACTTTACTGTGGAAGACGCATCGTACGATAAAGTCATTATTATGACCGATGCCGATACAGATGGTGCGCACATTCAAGTTTTACTTCTAACTTTCTTCTACCGCTATATGAGACCATTAATTGAAGCTGGGAAAGTATATATTGCTTTACCACCTTTATATAAAGTGTCAAAAGGCGCTGGAAAAAAAGAGCAAATTGAGTATGCTTGGACAGAAAAAGATTTACAATCAGCTATTGATAAAATCGGTAAAGGTTACATTCTCCAACGTTATAAAGGGTTAGGGGAAATGAACGCCGATCAATTATGGGATACGACTATGAATCCCGAAACAAGAACATTAATTCGTGTCAAAATTGAGGACGGTGCACGTGCAGAACGCCGTGTGACGACATTAATGGGTGACAAGGTTGAACCACGTCGTAAATGGATTGAATCGAATGTAAACTTCGGAATGGAAGAGGATTCAAGTATTTTAGAAAGTGAATTCATCCAACATGAGGAGGAAATAGAAGAATGA